A genomic stretch from Corvus cornix cornix isolate S_Up_H32 chromosome 7, ASM73873v5, whole genome shotgun sequence includes:
- the GPR1 gene encoding G-protein coupled receptor 1, whose product MTFEDFENYSYFYDLSEEDESPQSSLSIAHIISLFFYSVAFLLGVPGNAIVIWFMGFKWDKSVSTLWFLNLAIADFIFVLFLPLYITYVAMGFHWPFGKWLCKMNSFIALLNMFASVFFLTFISLDRYIRLVHPVFSYKYRTVKNTLVLSGIIWMSAAIIGGPALYFRDTATVLNNVTICYNNFHVHDRELILLTHHILIWVRLAFGYLFPLVTMVICYSLLIVKVKRRTVLTSSRLFWTIIAVVVAFFVCWTPYHIFSIVELSAHHDENLHDLLQDGIPLSTGLGFINSCLNPILYVLISKKFQAQVKTTVSEVLKLALWEVSRSGTVSEQLWSSDNARVHYCETAQ is encoded by the coding sequence ATGACATTTGAAGATTTTGAGAACTACTCTTATTTCTACGATCTGTCTGAGGAAGATGAGTCACCCCAGTCCTCCCTCAGCATTGCCCAtatcatttcccttttcttttacagtgtGGCATTTCTGCTGGGAGTCCCAGGTAATGCCATTGTCATCTGGTTTATGGGCTTTAAGTGGGATAAATCTGTTTCCACACTCTGGTTCCTGAATCTGGCCATTgcagatttcatttttgttctcttcctgCCCCTCTATATTACATATGTGGCAATGGGCTTCCACTGGCCTTTTGGGAAGTGGCTGTGCAAAATGAACTCATTCATTGCACTACTTAATATGTTTGccagtgttttcttcctgaCATTCATCAGCCTTGACCGCTACATTCGCCTTGTCCACCCAGTCTTTTCCTACAAATACAGGACTGTAAAGAACACCCTCGTTCTGAGTGGGATCATTTGGATGTCAGCTGCAATTATTGGTGGCCCTGCCTTATACTTTAGAGACACAGCTACGGTTCTCAACAATGTCACCATTTGCTACAACAACTTCCATGTGCATGACAGAGAACTTATTTTGCTGACACATCACATTCTCATTTGGGTGAGGCTTGCATTTGGTTACCTCTTTCCTTTAGTGACCATGGTTATTTGCTACTCACTGCTGATTGTCAAAGTGAAGAGGAGAACTGTATTGACTTCTAGCAGGCTTTTCTGGACCATCATTGCTGTAGTTGTAGCTTTTTTTGTCTGCTGGACACCATATCATATATTCAGCATTGTGGAGCTGTCTGCTCACCATGATGAAAACTTGCATGACTTACTACAGGATGGCATTCCACTCTCCACTGGCCTTGGTTTCATCAACAGTTGCCTCAACCCAATCCTCTATGTTCTGATTAGCAAAAAGTTCCAAGCCCAGGTCAAGACCACAGTCTCTGAGGTGCTGAAGCTGGCCCTGTGGGAGGTGAGCCGCTCGGGAACGGTCAGCGAGCAGCTGTGGAGCTCAGACAATGCGCGTGTGCACTATTGTGAAACTGCCCAGTGA